A stretch of Arthrobacter sunyaminii DNA encodes these proteins:
- a CDS encoding leucyl aminopeptidase family protein → MQRLPKGSSPATSSAGEAPGTDLSGIAMTAVTAVDQLLTGAGAPTAGTGLRPAPEEEVDVLAVAMAAAPDSSPREDSEESLHPTPQPRRGAVETALWYGVDVAARAAAAGVTGKAGETLLVEPPSDRAADLPAKLIFVGVGDESVQNLRRAGAALARATKGARRIRAAVVDGLGPASQQAFLEGFLLGGYQAPRQGKTPAGPAMARAMEVTGLDSDAQRQAQITARAVWLARDLTNLPPDVATPAWMAAQSRAVAKRAGLEITVLEETELLRQGFGGLTAVGSGSANPPRLVQVTYQPSAETAEHVVLVGKGITFDSGGISLKPRDAMMSMKMDMAGAAVVLAAVEAAAELELPHRVTGILALAENAIGASAYRPGDVVTTYGGTTVEIGNTDAEGRMVLADALAYAAAGLAPDVLVDIATLTGAAALGLGQQYGAVFSNAELLLDAMEEAGEASGDRVWPLPLVHEYDYALDSVTADVAHVAPPALKFGAGAIVAALFLEKFVDGVPWAHLDIAGPMSARADRHEIAKGATGFGARLLISFLQNLPGLRP, encoded by the coding sequence ATGCAGCGACTCCCCAAAGGATCCTCACCGGCCACCTCCTCCGCGGGGGAGGCTCCGGGGACCGATTTGTCTGGCATTGCCATGACGGCGGTGACAGCGGTGGATCAGCTGCTGACCGGTGCCGGTGCCCCCACCGCCGGCACCGGGCTGCGGCCCGCCCCTGAGGAAGAAGTCGATGTCCTGGCCGTTGCCATGGCCGCGGCTCCTGACTCCTCGCCCCGAGAGGACTCCGAGGAGTCGCTGCATCCCACGCCGCAGCCCCGGCGGGGCGCTGTGGAAACAGCCCTCTGGTACGGCGTGGACGTAGCTGCCCGCGCGGCCGCGGCCGGCGTTACCGGCAAAGCCGGTGAAACACTGCTGGTGGAACCGCCGTCGGACAGGGCCGCTGACCTGCCGGCCAAACTGATTTTTGTAGGTGTCGGCGATGAGTCCGTCCAAAACCTGCGCCGTGCCGGAGCGGCACTGGCCCGAGCCACCAAAGGTGCCCGCCGGATACGCGCCGCGGTGGTTGACGGACTCGGTCCCGCCTCGCAGCAGGCCTTTCTTGAAGGCTTCCTGCTGGGCGGATACCAGGCACCCCGCCAGGGAAAAACGCCAGCCGGCCCTGCCATGGCCCGCGCCATGGAAGTCACCGGGCTGGATTCAGATGCGCAGCGCCAGGCACAGATCACCGCCCGGGCTGTGTGGCTGGCCAGGGATCTCACCAACCTTCCGCCCGACGTCGCAACCCCCGCCTGGATGGCGGCACAAAGCCGTGCCGTTGCGAAGCGTGCCGGCCTGGAGATCACCGTCCTGGAGGAGACCGAACTCCTGCGGCAGGGGTTCGGCGGCCTGACCGCGGTTGGATCCGGTTCTGCGAATCCGCCGCGCCTGGTGCAGGTTACTTACCAGCCCTCCGCCGAGACCGCGGAACACGTTGTTTTGGTTGGCAAGGGGATCACTTTTGATTCCGGCGGCATCTCACTGAAGCCCCGTGACGCAATGATGTCCATGAAGATGGACATGGCCGGCGCCGCCGTGGTGCTGGCTGCTGTGGAGGCCGCTGCCGAACTGGAGCTGCCGCACCGCGTTACGGGCATCCTGGCCCTGGCGGAGAACGCCATCGGTGCTTCCGCTTACCGGCCCGGCGACGTTGTCACCACTTACGGCGGCACGACTGTGGAGATCGGGAACACGGACGCCGAGGGCAGGATGGTCCTCGCTGACGCGTTGGCCTATGCAGCAGCGGGCCTCGCCCCGGACGTTTTGGTGGATATTGCCACCCTGACGGGAGCTGCAGCCCTGGGTCTGGGTCAGCAGTACGGTGCAGTGTTCTCCAATGCCGAGCTTCTGCTGGATGCAATGGAGGAAGCGGGGGAGGCTTCGGGGGACCGCGTCTGGCCGCTGCCCCTTGTCCATGAATATGACTACGCTCTTGACTCGGTGACAGCGGACGTGGCGCACGTGGCTCCGCCGGCGCTCAAGTTCGGCGCCGGGGCAATTGTGGCCGCGCTGTTCCTCGAAAAGTTCGTTGACGGTGTTCCCTGGGCGCATCTGGACATTGCCGGGCCGATGAGCGCTCGTGCGGACAGGCATGAGATCGCCAAGGGTGCCACCGGATTCGGAGCCAGGCTGCTGATCAGTTTCCTTCAGAACCTGCCCGGCCTCCGGCCCTGA
- a CDS encoding DUF3117 domain-containing protein: MAAMKPRTGDGPMEITKEGRSLILRVPIDGGGRLVVELNAEEAGKLKDCLLGATS, from the coding sequence ATGGCAGCGATGAAACCGCGTACGGGTGACGGACCCATGGAAATCACCAAGGAGGGGCGTAGCCTCATCCTGCGGGTGCCGATCGACGGCGGCGGACGGCTCGTCGTCGAACTCAATGCTGAGGAAGCCGGCAAGCTCAAGGATTGCCTGCTGGGCGCCACGAGCTAG
- a CDS encoding DNA-3-methyladenine glycosylase I → MSTVAGSDGLLRCPWAVSSPDYQQYHDEEWGRPVTGEAALFERLSLEAFQAGLSWITILRKRPAFRRAFAGFDPAAVARFTDEDRTRLMNDAGIVRNRAKIDAVIANARALLDLPAGESLEKLLEAHRADPQRPAPQTISDVPAITEDSAALAKALKKRGFRFVGPTTAYAMLQATGYVNDHLASCWVRNGG, encoded by the coding sequence ATGAGCACTGTGGCAGGTTCCGACGGGCTTTTGCGCTGCCCCTGGGCAGTCAGCAGCCCCGATTATCAGCAGTACCACGACGAGGAATGGGGCCGCCCGGTTACCGGCGAGGCAGCCCTTTTTGAACGCCTGAGCCTGGAGGCCTTCCAAGCGGGATTGAGCTGGATCACGATCCTGCGTAAGCGGCCAGCGTTCCGCCGTGCCTTTGCAGGCTTCGATCCTGCGGCCGTGGCACGGTTTACGGACGAGGACCGGACACGGCTGATGAATGATGCGGGAATTGTCCGTAACCGGGCAAAGATCGACGCCGTCATCGCCAACGCCCGGGCACTCCTGGACCTGCCGGCAGGGGAGAGCCTGGAAAAGCTGCTTGAGGCACACCGCGCTGACCCGCAGCGCCCGGCACCACAGACTATTTCCGACGTTCCGGCTATCACGGAGGATTCCGCTGCGCTGGCAAAGGCCCTGAAAAAGCGCGGTTTCCGTTTCGTGGGACCCACCACTGCCTACGCGATGCTGCAGGCCACCGGGTATGTCAATGACCATCTGGCAAGCTGCTGGGTTCGCAATGGCGGATAG
- a CDS encoding DivIVA domain-containing protein: MTTFLIFVAVLAAGAVALAATGLPPFRRPGTAPGEPASAGDPGLAEPDPRLPPVLLPEDVQPADLGRLRFSVAFRGYRMDQVDAVLARLEEVLAERDAALAAVQAPGRVPPQPGNDARQDPGMPS, from the coding sequence GTGACAACCTTCCTAATTTTCGTGGCCGTTCTCGCAGCAGGTGCAGTGGCGCTTGCCGCTACCGGGCTTCCGCCTTTCCGCAGACCCGGGACGGCGCCCGGGGAGCCCGCATCGGCGGGGGATCCCGGCTTGGCGGAACCGGATCCAAGGCTGCCTCCGGTCCTCCTGCCGGAGGACGTGCAGCCCGCTGACCTTGGGCGGCTGAGATTTTCGGTGGCGTTCCGGGGTTACCGGATGGACCAGGTGGACGCTGTCCTGGCGCGGCTGGAAGAGGTGCTGGCGGAAAGGGATGCCGCTCTGGCTGCCGTGCAGGCTCCTGGAAGGGTTCCGCCGCAGCCGGGGAACGATGCGCGTCAGGATCCGGGGATGCCGTCATGA
- a CDS encoding TIGR00730 family Rossman fold protein, which translates to MEFSDNSSRGRDISPRKRGPVELRRAQARAPQSDQYLLDSSDQTHFTHTDPWRVLRIQSEFVEGFGSLSELGPAVSVFGSARSMPGSAYYKLGEEVGRLLAAEGLAVITGGGPGSMEAANKGAVEADGLSVGLGIELPFETGLNDWVDLGINFRYFFVRKTMFVKYAQGFIVLPGGFGTMDELFEAMTLVQTQKVTSFPIVLIGTDFWGPLMDWVKGTLLAEGMISEKDLALIHIVDDPAEAVELMITDSAGHVSP; encoded by the coding sequence ATGGAATTCAGCGACAACAGCTCCCGGGGCCGGGATATCAGCCCCCGCAAACGCGGACCGGTGGAACTGCGCAGGGCGCAGGCCCGTGCGCCGCAGTCGGACCAGTACCTGCTTGACTCTTCGGACCAGACGCACTTCACGCACACTGATCCGTGGCGGGTGCTGCGCATCCAGAGCGAATTTGTGGAGGGATTCGGCAGCCTTTCGGAGCTTGGGCCGGCTGTCAGCGTCTTTGGTTCCGCCCGCAGCATGCCGGGGTCTGCCTATTACAAGCTCGGCGAGGAAGTGGGGCGGCTGCTCGCGGCAGAGGGGCTGGCCGTCATCACGGGCGGCGGCCCGGGGTCGATGGAGGCGGCGAACAAGGGCGCGGTCGAGGCGGACGGCCTGTCTGTTGGCCTGGGCATTGAGCTTCCCTTCGAAACCGGTCTGAACGACTGGGTGGATCTGGGAATCAACTTCCGGTATTTCTTCGTGCGGAAGACCATGTTCGTAAAGTACGCGCAGGGGTTCATCGTCCTGCCGGGCGGCTTCGGAACCATGGACGAGCTCTTCGAAGCCATGACGCTGGTCCAGACGCAGAAGGTGACGTCCTTTCCGATTGTCCTGATCGGCACGGACTTCTGGGGTCCCCTGATGGACTGGGTCAAGGGCACGCTGCTGGCCGAGGGGATGATCTCCGAGAAGGACCTCGCCCTGATCCATATCGTGGATGATCCGGCGGAAGCCGTGGAACTGATGATTACCGACAGCGCCGGGCACGTCTCGCCCTAA
- a CDS encoding amino acid ABC transporter ATP-binding protein — MTRDTTEGATPDSAAPLVSLKNVNKHFGDLHVLQNINLNVARGEVVVVIGPSGSGKSTLCRAINRLETIDDGEIAIDGKVLPAEGKALAKLRADVGMVFQSFNLFAHKTILDNVSLGPVKVKGMKSAEAKALSMELLERVGVANQANKLPAQLSGGQQQRVAIARALAMKPKVMLFDEPTSALDPEMINEVLDTMVSLAKEGMTMIVVTHEMGFARKAADRVIFMADGQIVEEATPEEFFTNPKSDRAKDFLGKILSH, encoded by the coding sequence ATGACCCGTGACACAACCGAAGGCGCAACGCCTGATTCCGCCGCACCTCTTGTCTCACTCAAGAACGTCAACAAACACTTTGGCGACCTGCATGTTCTGCAGAACATCAACCTCAATGTGGCCCGCGGTGAAGTGGTCGTAGTGATCGGCCCCTCCGGTTCCGGAAAATCGACGCTCTGCCGTGCCATCAACCGGCTGGAGACGATTGACGACGGCGAGATTGCCATCGACGGCAAGGTGCTGCCGGCCGAAGGAAAGGCACTGGCAAAACTCCGCGCCGACGTCGGCATGGTGTTCCAGTCCTTCAACCTGTTTGCCCACAAGACAATCCTCGACAACGTGTCCCTTGGCCCGGTCAAGGTCAAAGGCATGAAGAGTGCCGAGGCAAAGGCACTCTCGATGGAACTGCTGGAGCGGGTTGGCGTTGCCAACCAGGCCAATAAGCTGCCGGCGCAGCTTTCCGGCGGCCAGCAGCAGCGCGTGGCCATTGCCCGGGCCCTGGCCATGAAGCCCAAGGTCATGCTCTTTGACGAGCCCACCTCGGCCCTCGATCCCGAAATGATCAACGAGGTGCTGGACACCATGGTCAGCCTGGCCAAGGAGGGCATGACCATGATCGTGGTAACCCACGAAATGGGATTCGCCCGCAAGGCCGCTGACCGCGTCATCTTCATGGCCGACGGACAGATTGTCGAAGAAGCCACCCCCGAAGAGTTCTTCACCAACCCGAAGAGCGACCGGGCCAAGGACTTCCTCGGCAAGATCCTTTCGCACTAG
- a CDS encoding glutamate ABC transporter substrate-binding protein produces the protein MRKTRYAAAAMAAVAALTLSACGGDSGSDSGSTEGAGEKIRIGIKFDQPGVGFKDGNEYTGFDVDVAKYVANELGYPEDRIEFISTPSPQRENMLENDQVDMILASYSITDTRKEKIAFAGPYFVAGQDLLVPTDSEIGGPDELDGKNLCSVSSSTSAQKIKDNYAAGVNLLEQPSYAECVTAMQGGSIDAVTTDDIILAGLASTDANKGKFKVIGNTFSEERYGVGLPKEDGLVKCEDINTAITKMVEEGAWEEAIKKNTEGVDYTYKAELNPPETDACA, from the coding sequence ATGCGCAAGACCCGTTACGCCGCAGCAGCCATGGCTGCCGTGGCTGCCCTGACCCTGTCCGCCTGCGGCGGAGATTCCGGCTCGGATTCCGGCAGCACCGAAGGTGCCGGCGAGAAGATCCGCATCGGCATCAAGTTCGACCAGCCCGGCGTCGGTTTCAAGGACGGTAACGAGTACACGGGCTTCGACGTTGACGTCGCCAAGTACGTGGCCAATGAGCTCGGCTACCCCGAGGACCGGATTGAGTTCATCTCCACGCCCTCCCCGCAGCGCGAAAACATGCTCGAAAATGACCAGGTGGACATGATCCTCGCGAGCTACTCCATCACTGATACCCGCAAGGAAAAGATTGCCTTCGCCGGCCCCTACTTCGTTGCCGGCCAGGACCTGCTGGTTCCCACCGACAGTGAAATCGGCGGCCCCGACGAGCTCGACGGCAAGAACCTGTGCTCAGTCTCCAGCTCCACCTCCGCCCAGAAGATCAAGGACAACTACGCCGCCGGCGTGAACCTGCTGGAGCAGCCCAGCTACGCCGAGTGCGTGACCGCCATGCAGGGCGGCTCCATTGATGCCGTCACCACTGACGACATCATCCTCGCCGGCCTGGCGTCCACGGACGCCAACAAGGGCAAGTTCAAGGTCATCGGAAACACCTTCTCGGAGGAGCGCTACGGTGTGGGCCTTCCGAAGGAAGACGGACTCGTCAAGTGCGAGGACATCAACACAGCGATCACCAAGATGGTCGAAGAGGGTGCCTGGGAAGAAGCCATCAAGAAGAACACCGAGGGCGTCGACTACACCTACAAGGCCGAGCTGAACCCGCCGGAGACGGACGCCTGCGCCTAA
- a CDS encoding amino acid ABC transporter permease: protein MEGFTALFEQYDVVGAFWVNIQLAFWAALWSLILGTVLALMRISPIPSLQWFGAAYVNIFRNTPLTIIMVFGSLALWSQLNVSLSSDFNTNFFRLAVLSLTVYHAAFFCEAIRSGVNTVPLGQAEAARAIGLGFFAAARIIIMPQAFRGAIAPIGNVLIALVKNTTVAATAGVAVETSSTMKTMIEFYPNLMTQIFLTFAIGYVIIVIPIGLLTTWASKKLAVAR, encoded by the coding sequence ATGGAGGGTTTTACTGCCCTCTTCGAGCAGTACGACGTCGTCGGCGCTTTCTGGGTCAATATCCAGCTCGCGTTCTGGGCGGCTCTCTGGTCGCTGATACTCGGTACCGTCCTGGCGCTGATGCGGATCTCGCCGATCCCCAGCCTGCAGTGGTTCGGTGCCGCCTACGTGAATATCTTCCGGAACACTCCGCTGACCATCATCATGGTGTTCGGTTCGCTGGCTCTCTGGTCACAGCTGAACGTCAGCCTGTCTTCGGACTTCAACACCAACTTCTTCCGCCTGGCTGTACTCTCGCTCACCGTGTACCACGCGGCCTTCTTCTGTGAAGCCATCCGCAGCGGCGTCAATACCGTTCCGCTGGGACAGGCCGAAGCTGCCCGTGCCATCGGTCTGGGGTTCTTTGCGGCGGCGCGGATCATCATCATGCCGCAGGCCTTCCGCGGCGCCATCGCGCCGATCGGCAACGTGCTGATCGCCCTGGTGAAAAACACCACCGTCGCCGCCACAGCCGGTGTTGCCGTGGAAACCTCCAGCACGATGAAGACCATGATCGAGTTCTATCCCAACCTGATGACACAGATCTTCCTGACCTTTGCCATTGGCTACGTCATCATCGTTATCCCCATCGGCCTGCTTACCACCTGGGCTTCGAAGAAACTGGCGGTGGCACGATGA
- a CDS encoding amino acid ABC transporter permease → MTQNVLFDAPGPKARRNIRIANILGVLLVAALLWFAVSGLAEKGQFEAAKWTPFLEWSTWQYYLLPGLLSTLKAAAVAVVASIAFGLLFGIGRLSPFKPIRWVCGIVVEFFRAVPVLLMMVFFYQFLSKSTPVDSAQVPFWAVVIALTLYNGSVIAELVRSGVFGLPKGQREAGLAIGLTPGQSLRSIEMPQALVAMLPALLSQFVVILKDSALGTFIGYTELLEYARRLASGEGNILPALLVTAAIFILLNWLLTFAAQRLSRRLGARAGKVLKIEDTIEPEGIEAPAPAK, encoded by the coding sequence ATGACACAGAACGTCCTGTTTGACGCCCCGGGTCCCAAGGCCCGGCGCAACATTCGAATCGCAAACATCCTGGGTGTCCTGCTGGTGGCGGCACTGCTCTGGTTCGCTGTCTCCGGGCTGGCGGAGAAGGGCCAGTTCGAGGCCGCCAAGTGGACGCCGTTCCTGGAATGGAGCACCTGGCAGTACTACCTCCTGCCCGGCCTGCTCTCCACCCTGAAGGCTGCCGCCGTAGCAGTGGTGGCGTCCATCGCTTTCGGCCTGCTCTTCGGTATCGGCCGGCTTTCACCCTTCAAACCCATCAGGTGGGTCTGCGGCATTGTGGTGGAATTCTTCCGAGCCGTTCCCGTGCTGCTGATGATGGTGTTTTTCTACCAGTTCCTTTCCAAGTCCACCCCGGTGGACTCGGCACAGGTTCCGTTTTGGGCCGTGGTGATTGCCCTGACCCTGTACAACGGTTCGGTCATCGCCGAGCTGGTACGCTCCGGTGTCTTTGGCCTGCCGAAGGGCCAGCGCGAGGCAGGCCTGGCCATCGGGCTGACCCCGGGCCAGTCGCTGCGCAGCATCGAGATGCCGCAGGCCCTGGTTGCCATGCTGCCGGCGCTGCTGAGCCAGTTTGTGGTCATCCTGAAGGACTCAGCGCTGGGTACCTTCATCGGTTACACGGAACTGCTTGAGTACGCGCGCCGCCTGGCCAGCGGCGAAGGCAACATCCTGCCGGCGCTGCTGGTCACCGCGGCGATCTTCATCCTCCTGAACTGGCTGCTGACCTTCGCCGCCCAGCGTCTTTCACGCCGTCTGGGCGCGCGTGCCGGCAAGGTGCTGAAGATCGAGGACACCATCGAGCCCGAAGGCATTGAGGCTCCGGCTCCGGCCAAGTAG
- the dapE gene encoding succinyl-diaminopimelate desuccinylase: MTQTPSRTLDLTRDVALLTADLMDIESVSGNETELANAVEAALRSLAHLEVVRDGDSIMARTSLGRAERVILAGHLDTVPLPTVPGSRGTVPSSWDGEVLYGRGATDMKGGVAVQLALAAELANPTRDVTFIFYDHEEVEASLSGLGRLQERFPDWLEADFAVLLEPTNGTVEGGCNGTMRFHATTTGRAAHSARAWMGENAIHAAAEILTRLRDHEPATVSVEGLEYRESLNAVKIWGGTAGNVIPDAATVEINYRFAPDKSVEQAEEYVRNLLSGFDLVRTDAAAGARPGLDRTAAASFVAVVGQEPKPKYGWTDVARFSALGIPAVNFGPGDALLAHTDNEHVEAAAVRACLAALRTWLS; the protein is encoded by the coding sequence ATGACTCAAACGCCATCCCGCACCCTGGACCTGACCCGCGACGTTGCCCTGCTGACCGCAGACCTGATGGACATTGAAAGCGTGTCCGGCAATGAGACGGAGCTGGCCAACGCCGTGGAGGCTGCGCTGCGCTCCCTGGCGCACCTGGAAGTGGTGCGCGACGGCGACTCCATCATGGCGCGCACGTCGCTGGGCCGCGCCGAACGGGTGATCCTTGCCGGGCACCTGGACACCGTTCCGCTGCCCACCGTCCCGGGCTCGCGCGGAACCGTTCCCTCCTCCTGGGACGGCGAGGTGCTGTACGGCCGCGGAGCCACGGATATGAAAGGCGGGGTGGCCGTTCAGCTGGCGCTGGCCGCAGAGCTTGCCAACCCGACACGGGACGTAACGTTCATCTTTTATGACCATGAAGAAGTGGAAGCGTCGCTGTCCGGTCTGGGCCGGCTCCAGGAGAGGTTCCCGGACTGGCTGGAAGCAGACTTCGCCGTACTGCTGGAACCCACCAACGGCACGGTGGAGGGCGGCTGCAACGGCACCATGCGCTTCCACGCCACCACCACCGGCCGGGCCGCGCATTCCGCCCGTGCCTGGATGGGGGAGAACGCCATCCACGCAGCAGCGGAAATCCTGACCCGGCTGCGGGACCATGAACCTGCCACCGTCTCCGTGGAGGGGCTGGAGTACCGGGAATCGCTGAACGCCGTCAAGATCTGGGGCGGAACCGCCGGGAACGTCATTCCGGATGCAGCCACCGTGGAAATCAACTACCGCTTTGCCCCGGACAAATCGGTGGAACAGGCCGAGGAATACGTCCGTAACCTGCTCTCCGGCTTCGATCTGGTCCGCACTGATGCCGCCGCCGGTGCCAGGCCGGGACTGGACCGGACCGCCGCGGCGAGTTTTGTCGCCGTCGTCGGGCAGGAACCCAAACCCAAGTACGGCTGGACCGACGTTGCCCGGTTCAGCGCCCTGGGCATCCCGGCCGTGAACTTCGGTCCCGGGGACGCCCTGCTGGCGCATACGGACAACGAGCACGTTGAGGCCGCGGCTGTGCGGGCCTGCCTGGCCGCGCTGCGGACCTGGCTGAGCTGA
- the dapD gene encoding 2,3,4,5-tetrahydropyridine-2,6-dicarboxylate N-succinyltransferase, with protein sequence MTSSSSSPTARIASGLGLATITDDGTVLDVWYPRPVLEARDAAASADANSLAAELEAAAAAMTDAERGTHGEVLRTEIDLDEAPADTADAYLRLHLLSTRLAAPNTLNLDGIFGKLPNVVWTNFGPCAVEGFETVRLRLRARGPVTVYGVDKFPRMTDYVVPSGVRIADAGRVRLGAHLAEGTTVMHEGFVNFNAGTLGVSMVEGRISAGVVVGNGTDVGGGASIMGTLSGGGRERITLGERVLLGANSGVGISIGNESVVEAGLYITAGTRVAVLIPGEEPQTVKAVELSGVPNLLFRRNSTTGAVEALARSGASVELNDALHAN encoded by the coding sequence ATGACTTCAAGCTCCTCCTCCCCCACTGCCCGCATCGCCTCCGGCCTCGGCCTGGCCACGATCACCGACGACGGCACAGTGCTGGATGTCTGGTACCCCCGGCCCGTGCTCGAAGCCCGGGACGCGGCCGCTTCGGCTGACGCCAATTCCCTTGCCGCAGAGCTGGAAGCCGCAGCCGCCGCCATGACCGATGCCGAGCGCGGCACGCACGGCGAGGTCCTGCGCACCGAGATTGACCTCGACGAGGCGCCGGCGGATACCGCCGATGCGTACCTGCGCCTGCATCTGCTCTCCACCCGCCTTGCCGCGCCCAACACGCTGAACCTGGACGGCATCTTCGGCAAGCTCCCCAACGTTGTCTGGACCAACTTCGGGCCGTGCGCGGTGGAAGGCTTTGAGACGGTCCGCCTGCGGCTGCGGGCCCGCGGGCCGGTCACTGTGTACGGCGTGGACAAGTTCCCCCGGATGACGGACTACGTGGTTCCCTCCGGTGTGCGGATCGCCGACGCCGGCCGGGTCCGGCTGGGTGCGCACCTTGCCGAAGGGACCACTGTCATGCACGAAGGCTTCGTGAACTTCAACGCCGGAACACTGGGCGTCTCCATGGTGGAGGGCCGCATCTCCGCGGGCGTGGTGGTGGGCAACGGCACCGATGTGGGCGGCGGCGCCTCCATCATGGGCACCCTCTCCGGCGGCGGCAGGGAAAGAATCACCCTTGGCGAGCGTGTGCTGCTGGGCGCCAACTCCGGCGTTGGCATCAGCATCGGCAATGAATCCGTCGTGGAAGCCGGCCTGTACATCACCGCCGGCACCCGGGTGGCCGTGCTGATTCCCGGTGAGGAGCCGCAGACCGTCAAGGCGGTGGAGCTCTCCGGCGTGCCCAATCTGCTCTTCCGCCGTAATTCCACCACCGGTGCGGTGGAGGCCCTCGCCCGCAGCGGCGCGAGCGTGGAACTCAACGACGCCCTGCACGCCAACTAG
- the galE gene encoding UDP-glucose 4-epimerase GalE, giving the protein MRILVTGGTGYIGSHTTLALLEAGHDVVVLDNLANSSEESLKRVQELAGRSAVFVHADLLDEGAVDSVFAEHAIDAVIHFAGLKAVGESVAKPLYYYHNNVGGTLNLLRMMDKHNVRTLVFSSSATVYGASEEVPLTEKMPMDAVNPYGRTKEQIEDILADLGAADGRWNIALLRYFNPAGAHESGRIGEDPTGVPNNLLPFVAQVAVGRREKVMVFGDDYPTEDGTGVRDYIHVVDLAAGHLAALEYITVKPGVHRWNLGTGNGSSVLQVLAAFSKAAGRDIPYEIAPRRPGDAAVSYADPSAALADLGWSAQRTLDAMCEDHWRWQKNNPQGYAAS; this is encoded by the coding sequence ATGCGAATACTAGTTACCGGAGGCACGGGATACATCGGCTCCCACACGACACTGGCACTGCTGGAAGCGGGCCACGACGTAGTGGTCCTGGACAATTTGGCCAACTCGAGCGAGGAATCCCTGAAGCGGGTTCAGGAGCTGGCCGGACGCAGCGCGGTCTTCGTGCACGCGGATCTGCTGGACGAGGGCGCTGTTGACAGCGTATTCGCAGAGCACGCGATCGACGCCGTCATCCACTTTGCCGGACTGAAGGCTGTCGGCGAATCCGTCGCAAAGCCGCTGTACTACTACCACAACAACGTGGGCGGCACCCTGAATCTGCTGCGGATGATGGACAAGCACAATGTCCGCACCCTTGTCTTCAGCTCGTCGGCCACGGTGTACGGCGCCAGTGAAGAAGTTCCGCTGACCGAAAAGATGCCCATGGACGCGGTGAATCCCTACGGCCGCACCAAGGAGCAGATCGAAGACATCCTGGCGGATCTGGGCGCTGCCGACGGACGCTGGAATATTGCGCTGCTGCGCTACTTCAACCCCGCCGGCGCCCACGAGTCCGGCCGGATCGGTGAAGATCCCACAGGCGTGCCCAACAACCTGCTGCCGTTCGTTGCGCAGGTGGCTGTGGGCCGCCGCGAGAAGGTCATGGTGTTCGGCGATGACTACCCCACGGAGGACGGCACCGGCGTGCGGGACTACATCCATGTGGTGGACCTGGCCGCCGGTCATCTCGCCGCACTGGAATACATCACCGTAAAGCCCGGCGTGCACCGCTGGAACCTGGGCACCGGCAACGGTTCCTCGGTCCTCCAGGTGCTGGCCGCCTTCTCCAAGGCCGCGGGCAGGGACATCCCGTATGAGATTGCTCCCCGCCGTCCCGGAGATGCCGCCGTCAGCTACGCGGATCCCTCGGCAGCCCTGGCAGACCTCGGCTGGTCCGCGCAGCGCACGCTGGATGCCATGTGCGAGGACCACTGGCGCTGGCAGAAGAACAATCCCCAGGGCTACGCCGCATCCTGA